The following coding sequences lie in one Cygnus olor isolate bCygOlo1 chromosome 8, bCygOlo1.pri.v2, whole genome shotgun sequence genomic window:
- the MED8 gene encoding mediator of RNA polymerase II transcription subunit 8 translates to MQREEKQLELTLEALISQVADLKNSLVSFIYKLENEYDRLTWPSVLDSFALLSGQLNTLNKVLKHEKTPLLRNQVIIPLVLSPDRDEEIMRQTEGRVPVFSHEVVPDHLRTKPDPEVEEQEKQLITDAARISPDVAQKQIQSLNKMCSNLLEKISKEERESESGGLRQNKQTFNPADTNALVAAVAFGKGLSNRRPPGSGGSVQSGQPGAGAIIAGASGMQQVPMSGAPAQQQPMLAGVQMAQAGQPGKMPSGIKTNIKSASMHPYQR, encoded by the exons agagaggagaagcagctggagctgaCCCTGGAGGCGCTCATCAGCCAGGTGGCTGACCTGAAGAACTCACTGGTCAGTTTTATCTACAAGCTGGAGAATGAGTACGACCGGCTCACGTG GCCTTCAGTTCTGGACAGCTTTGCATTGCTCTCAGGACAGCTGAACACTTTAAATAAAGTGCTGAAGCATGAGAAGACCCCACTATTGCGAAACCAGGTTATCATACCCTTAGTGCTGTCTCCAGACCGCGATGAGGAGATCATG CGGCAGACGGAGGGGCGCGTGCCCGTGTTCAGCCACGAGGTAGTGCCTGACCATCTTCGAACGAAGCCTGACCCCGAGGTGGAGGAGCAGGAAAAGCAACTGATCACAGATGCAGCTCGAATTAGCCCCGATGTGGCACAG AAACAGATCCAAAGTCTGAACAAAATGTGCTCAAATCTGCTGGAGAAAATCAGTAAGGAGGAGCGGGAATCTGAAAGTGGAG gATTACGGCAGAACAAGCAGACTTTCAACCCTGCAGATACCAATGCCCTGGTAGCAGCTGTGGCCTTTGGGAAAGGATTGTCAAACCGGCGACCCCCTGGCTCTGGGGGATCTGTCCAGTCAGGGCAACCAGGAGCTGGTGCCATCATTGCAGGGGCTTCGGGCATGCAGCAGGTACCAATGTCAGGTgcaccagctcagcagcagccaatGCTGGCAGGAGTGCAGATGGCACAAGCTGGACAGCCAG